One part of the Desulfovibrio sp. genome encodes these proteins:
- a CDS encoding aldo/keto reductase produces MDEKNTLSGVSRRRLLQVAGAGVAGGAVLYGLDKLRLLPSFEKPLPVPAAEKMTYRVNPKNGDKVSLLGFGCMRFPMLPGADSPTGAEVNEQGAFALVDYAMAHGVNYYDTAWPYHQGVSESVIGKALQRYPRESYFLADKMPTFLMPTREQAKEIFEKQLEKCKVDYFDYYLLHAIRFVEDYQTVYEKNGVLEYLFEEKKKGRIRNLGWSFHGNTETLEYLLSRNVEWDFAMVQLNYHDMLHKYEIAPRQAKFIPKDPAPTQWMFEKMQQSGLPLIVMEPLLGGRLARLNKKALAILQAERPEASAASWAFRYVAGLPNVITMLSGMTYMEHLQDNLRALAPYEPLSDREMQTLKAALDVFLTGANIRCTTCGYCMPCPYGVDIPAVFAHFNRCLDDEQVPKGTRDADYEKARRAYLVEYERAIPELRQAERCTGCGVCLKHCPQMIPIPEEMARLGKFVENLRTRQG; encoded by the coding sequence ATGGACGAGAAAAATACATTATCGGGCGTGTCACGCCGCCGTTTGTTGCAGGTGGCGGGAGCCGGTGTTGCGGGCGGTGCCGTGCTGTACGGCCTGGACAAGCTGCGCCTGCTGCCCAGCTTTGAAAAGCCCCTGCCCGTGCCAGCGGCAGAAAAAATGACCTACCGGGTTAACCCCAAAAACGGCGACAAGGTTTCGCTGTTGGGTTTTGGCTGTATGCGCTTTCCCATGCTGCCGGGTGCAGACAGCCCCACCGGGGCCGAAGTGAACGAGCAGGGGGCTTTTGCACTTGTGGACTATGCCATGGCCCACGGCGTGAACTACTACGATACCGCCTGGCCCTATCATCAGGGGGTATCAGAAAGCGTCATCGGCAAGGCGCTGCAGCGGTATCCGCGTGAGAGCTACTTTCTGGCTGACAAAATGCCCACGTTTTTGATGCCAACACGTGAACAGGCCAAAGAAATTTTTGAAAAACAGCTTGAGAAATGCAAGGTCGACTATTTTGACTACTACCTTTTGCACGCCATTCGTTTTGTAGAAGACTACCAGACCGTCTATGAAAAGAACGGCGTGCTCGAATACCTGTTTGAAGAAAAGAAAAAGGGCAGAATCCGCAATCTTGGCTGGTCGTTTCACGGCAATACCGAAACGCTCGAATACCTGCTTTCGCGTAATGTGGAATGGGATTTTGCCATGGTGCAGCTCAACTACCACGACATGCTGCACAAATACGAAATAGCACCCAGACAGGCCAAATTCATTCCCAAAGATCCCGCACCCACGCAGTGGATGTTTGAAAAAATGCAGCAGAGCGGTTTGCCCCTGATCGTCATGGAACCCCTGCTGGGCGGCAGGCTGGCGCGGCTCAACAAAAAGGCGCTGGCGATTCTGCAGGCAGAGCGACCCGAGGCCTCTGCCGCGTCGTGGGCCTTTCGCTATGTGGCGGGCCTGCCCAATGTCATCACCATGCTGAGCGGCATGACCTACATGGAGCACCTGCAGGACAACCTGCGGGCGCTGGCTCCCTACGAGCCCCTGTCAGACCGCGAAATGCAGACTCTCAAGGCCGCTCTGGATGTGTTTCTGACCGGTGCAAACATACGCTGCACCACCTGTGGTTACTGCATGCCATGCCCTTACGGCGTGGATATCCCGGCCGTGTTTGCCCACTTTAACCGCTGCCTTGATGACGAACAGGTTCCCAAAGGTACGCGCGATGCCGATTATGAAAAGGCCCGCCGGGCATATCTGGTGGAATACGAACGTGCCATTCCCGAGCTGCGGCAGGCGGAGCGCTGCACCGGCTGCGGCGTATGCCTCAAGCACTGCCCGCAGATGATTCCCATTCCCGAAGAAATGGCGCGTTTGGGCAAGTTTGTTGAAAATCTGAGAACAAGGCAGGGCTAG
- the bioC gene encoding malonyl-ACP O-methyltransferase BioC yields MDTALIRQRFSAASASYDAEALAQQHIAAHLWELATPHLALGASVLEIGAGTGLLTRFVLDAQPRSLTVNDLYISPQVQELAQQFPGRVQFREGDAEHLDFGGPFDAVLSASTVQWFEDITAFFDRCARVLPKGGLLAFSSFLPGNLQEVAELTGVSLSYCSDVELQGHLARHFDLVAMEQGEVALHFSSPRDVLLHLRHTGVTGIRSVVWGKNSYKDFVTRYTARYGTEQGVRLTYRPVYVVAKSKGLPCSKP; encoded by the coding sequence ATGGATACAGCACTGATCAGGCAGCGCTTTAGCGCCGCATCTGCCAGCTACGATGCCGAAGCGCTGGCGCAGCAGCACATTGCTGCCCATCTGTGGGAACTGGCGACCCCGCACCTTGCCCTTGGGGCTTCGGTGCTCGAAATTGGCGCGGGTACAGGACTGCTGACGCGGTTTGTTCTGGACGCGCAGCCCCGCAGCCTGACGGTCAATGACCTTTATATCAGCCCGCAGGTGCAAGAGCTTGCACAGCAGTTTCCCGGCAGGGTGCAGTTCCGGGAAGGCGACGCGGAGCATCTGGATTTTGGCGGCCCCTTTGATGCCGTGCTCAGCGCGTCTACCGTGCAGTGGTTTGAAGACATCACGGCTTTTTTTGACCGCTGCGCCAGAGTATTGCCCAAAGGGGGGCTGCTGGCGTTCAGCAGCTTTTTGCCCGGCAACCTGCAAGAGGTGGCCGAGCTCACAGGCGTGAGCCTGTCCTATTGCAGCGACGTAGAGTTGCAGGGCCACCTTGCCCGGCATTTTGACCTGGTGGCAATGGAGCAGGGCGAAGTGGCGTTGCATTTTTCCAGCCCACGCGACGTGTTGCTGCATCTGCGCCATACGGGCGTGACAGGCATACGTTCGGTTGTGTGGGGCAAAAACAGCTACAAGGACTTTGTAACGCGCTACACTGCCCGCTACGGCACAGAGCAGGGCGTGAGGCTCACCTATCGGCCAGTGTATGTGGTTGCAAAAAGCAAGGGACTGCCCTGCAGCAAACCTTAA
- the larC gene encoding nickel pincer cofactor biosynthesis protein LarC has product MKILYYDCFAGISGDMNLAAMIDLGVSPDYLKAELAKLGLQDEFSLDCQPRQRSGIQGMQVHVRLGSDHGEHGEHEDDHHHDHGHHHDHHHGHGHDHGHKHDHDHHHEHDHKHCSGGHLPHRNLAAIEAIIMQSGLSDPVKQTSLRIFKRIAEAEAKVHGKPLEEVYFHEVGATDSIVDIVGAAICYHALGVDALWASPLELGSGFVRCAHGMMPVPAPATAEILHGLPTSRGGVEHEATTPTGAAIVATLASSITAAPVMTTLKTGYGIGHRQSQRPNVERPNMLRVELAEVEVDQAGILAQPVHAGSGHAASSRACLLQCNIDDMSGELLAETMDMIIEQGAGDVYFTPVIMKKSRPGVVISVVCGEAERDRFTELLFRHTTTLGVKVFLHEKAMLEQSFASVTTPLGSVRLKQALLHGKVLRSKPEFEDCKALARRHGIPLAEVYAAISKVAGN; this is encoded by the coding sequence ATGAAAATTCTTTATTACGACTGCTTTGCCGGAATCAGCGGCGACATGAACCTTGCCGCCATGATCGACCTTGGGGTCAGCCCGGACTACCTGAAGGCCGAGCTCGCCAAGCTCGGTCTTCAGGATGAGTTTTCTCTTGATTGTCAGCCCCGGCAGCGCAGCGGCATTCAGGGCATGCAGGTGCATGTGCGGCTTGGCAGCGACCACGGCGAGCATGGCGAACATGAAGATGACCATCATCATGACCATGGTCACCACCATGACCACCATCACGGGCACGGGCATGACCACGGCCACAAACATGATCATGATCACCACCATGAGCATGATCACAAGCATTGCAGCGGCGGGCATTTGCCGCACAGAAATCTGGCCGCCATCGAGGCCATCATCATGCAAAGCGGGCTGTCTGACCCGGTCAAGCAAACAAGCCTACGCATCTTCAAACGCATAGCCGAGGCCGAGGCCAAGGTGCACGGCAAGCCGCTTGAAGAAGTATATTTTCATGAGGTGGGTGCTACCGATTCCATTGTGGATATCGTAGGCGCGGCCATCTGTTACCACGCGCTGGGCGTTGATGCCCTTTGGGCCTCGCCGCTTGAGCTTGGCAGCGGATTTGTGCGCTGCGCCCACGGTATGATGCCCGTGCCCGCCCCGGCAACCGCCGAAATTCTGCACGGTCTGCCCACCAGCCGTGGCGGAGTAGAGCACGAGGCCACAACTCCCACTGGGGCGGCCATTGTGGCAACTCTGGCAAGTTCCATCACCGCTGCCCCGGTTATGACCACTCTTAAAACGGGGTACGGCATTGGCCACCGTCAGTCGCAGCGCCCGAATGTGGAGCGGCCCAACATGCTGCGCGTCGAGCTGGCCGAGGTTGAGGTCGATCAGGCTGGCATACTGGCGCAGCCAGTGCATGCAGGCTCAGGCCATGCTGCCAGCAGCCGGGCCTGTCTGCTGCAGTGCAATATAGACGACATGAGCGGCGAGCTGCTGGCCGAAACTATGGATATGATCATCGAACAGGGCGCGGGCGATGTCTATTTTACGCCTGTGATCATGAAAAAAAGCCGCCCGGGCGTTGTCATTTCCGTAGTGTGCGGCGAGGCCGAACGTGACAGATTTACTGAGCTTTTGTTCCGGCATACCACCACACTTGGGGTAAAGGTTTTTTTGCACGAAAAGGCCATGCTCGAACAGAGTTTTGCCAGCGTAACAACGCCGCTGGGCAGCGTGCGCCTCAAGCAGGCCCTGCTGCACGGCAAGGTGCTGCGTTCAAAACCCGAATTTGAAGACTGCAAGGCGCTGGCGCGCCGTCACGGTATACCTCTCGCCGAGGTATACGCCGCCATCAGCAAGGTTGCGGGCAACTGA
- a CDS encoding aldo/keto reductase, producing the protein MIRKLGFGCMRLPLLDANDQTSVDLEQMNRMVDTFLARGFSYFDTALPYHAYHSEQFVREALVKRHPREAFKLATKLPPRMLKTEQDQQNIFDEQLEKCGVDFFDYYLLHNLGVSSYAQAKKYNCFDFVLRKKHDGLIRQLGMSFHDTPELLEEILALHHQDLDFVQLQINYIDWENPGIQSRRCYEVARKYNLPIIVMEPCKGGSLAVLPEKAAALMKGYNPTASIPSWAIRYAAGLEGVMLVLSGMSTMDQLLDNTAYMADFTPLNEEEHEIIRQAVDIINADTAVACTNCRYCVEHCPSDIPIPDYFALYNSSRRATSSNHSSQYVYYLNMAAKHGKAQDCIACRACEEVCPQHLEVSAFMQEVSKAFDSGPGLPSERPTRA; encoded by the coding sequence ATGATCAGGAAACTTGGCTTTGGCTGTATGCGGTTGCCCCTGTTGGACGCCAACGACCAGACTTCGGTTGATCTGGAGCAGATGAACCGCATGGTCGATACGTTTCTTGCCCGGGGTTTTTCGTACTTTGACACGGCATTGCCCTACCATGCCTATCACAGCGAGCAGTTTGTGCGCGAGGCTCTGGTCAAGCGTCACCCGCGCGAGGCCTTCAAGCTTGCCACCAAGCTGCCGCCCCGTATGCTCAAGACAGAGCAGGACCAGCAGAATATTTTTGACGAACAGCTTGAAAAATGTGGCGTGGATTTTTTTGACTACTACTTGCTGCACAACCTCGGCGTAAGCTCGTACGCACAGGCAAAAAAGTATAACTGCTTCGACTTTGTGCTGCGTAAAAAGCATGATGGGCTCATCCGTCAGCTTGGCATGTCGTTTCACGATACGCCCGAACTGCTGGAAGAAATCCTTGCCCTGCACCACCAGGATCTGGATTTTGTGCAGTTGCAGATCAACTACATCGATTGGGAAAACCCCGGCATCCAGTCACGCCGCTGTTATGAGGTTGCGCGCAAGTACAATCTGCCCATTATCGTGATGGAACCGTGCAAGGGCGGCAGCCTCGCCGTTTTGCCGGAAAAGGCCGCGGCCCTGATGAAAGGATACAACCCCACGGCCAGCATTCCCTCATGGGCCATACGCTATGCTGCGGGTCTTGAGGGCGTGATGCTTGTGCTCAGCGGCATGAGCACCATGGATCAGCTGCTGGATAACACCGCCTACATGGCTGATTTTACGCCGCTCAATGAAGAAGAACACGAAATAATCCGTCAGGCTGTGGATATCATAAATGCCGATACGGCCGTTGCCTGTACAAACTGCCGCTACTGTGTGGAACACTGCCCAAGCGATATTCCCATTCCAGACTACTTTGCGCTGTACAACAGCTCGCGGCGGGCTACTTCAAGCAATCATTCAAGCCAGTATGTCTACTACCTCAACATGGCCGCCAAGCACGGCAAGGCCCAGGACTGCATTGCCTGCCGCGCCTGCGAGGAAGTGTGCCCCCAGCATCTGGAAGTATCTGCATTCATGCAGGAAGTTTCAAAGGCCTTTGACAGCGGGCCGGGTTTGCCAAGTGAAAGGCCAACCAGAGCCTGA
- a CDS encoding flavodoxin family protein, translating to MKNILILSGSPRKGGNSDTLCDQFMAGAQESGHNVEKIWVQGEKIAPCLGCGHCQQHAGVCVQKDAMAGILQKMVEADVLVLASPVYFYSVSAQIKALIDRTVARYTEIKNKSMYYIIAAADTNLAHMERTIECFRGFAYCIEGSVEKGVVYGVGAWNKGEIKALPSMAQACEMGKSV from the coding sequence ATGAAAAATATACTGATTTTGAGCGGCAGCCCGCGCAAGGGCGGCAATTCGGATACTCTTTGCGACCAGTTTATGGCAGGCGCGCAGGAAAGCGGGCATAACGTGGAAAAGATATGGGTGCAGGGCGAAAAAATTGCTCCCTGTCTTGGCTGCGGACATTGCCAGCAGCATGCCGGGGTCTGTGTTCAGAAAGATGCCATGGCGGGTATACTGCAAAAAATGGTTGAAGCCGATGTGCTTGTGCTGGCCTCACCCGTGTATTTTTATTCTGTAAGCGCCCAGATCAAGGCGCTCATAGACAGAACCGTGGCCCGGTATACCGAAATCAAAAACAAGAGCATGTACTACATTATTGCCGCCGCAGATACCAACCTTGCACACATGGAAAGAACCATCGAATGCTTCAGGGGCTTTGCCTACTGCATAGAAGGCTCGGTTGAAAAGGGCGTGGTGTACGGCGTGGGCGCGTGGAACAAGGGCGAGATCAAGGCTTTGCCCAGTATGGCGCAGGCCTGCGAAATGGGCAAAAGCGTCTAA
- a CDS encoding pimeloyl-ACP methyl esterase BioG family protein: MNIDFLRRCGSATLELFFAGWGMDSRPFAWAADSPHTAGCDFAVCYDYTDMLLTSVGQACADISGYGEVRVRAWSLGVYAASLVVPGLGCKVSKAVAINGTLWPVDDELGIPHAVYDATAASLSAESLERFNRRMCGAHKPVFEARRPLRSVDSLRAELLHIRDCAVDRSRPQFTGWTQAVLSSRDKIFPVANMRRAWPETPRLELDEPHYMPDIPFVTAE, translated from the coding sequence ATGAATATTGATTTTTTGCGGCGCTGCGGCAGTGCCACGCTTGAACTGTTTTTTGCCGGGTGGGGCATGGACAGCCGCCCCTTTGCCTGGGCTGCCGATTCACCGCACACGGCAGGTTGCGATTTTGCCGTGTGCTACGACTATACTGACATGCTGCTGACCAGCGTAGGTCAGGCCTGTGCCGATATTAGCGGCTATGGCGAGGTGCGGGTGCGGGCATGGTCGCTTGGCGTCTATGCGGCCTCGCTGGTGGTGCCGGGGCTGGGTTGCAAGGTAAGCAAAGCGGTCGCCATCAACGGTACGCTTTGGCCTGTTGACGACGAGCTGGGCATTCCGCATGCTGTGTATGATGCCACAGCGGCCAGCCTCTCTGCCGAGAGCCTCGAGCGCTTTAACCGGCGCATGTGTGGCGCGCACAAACCCGTATTTGAGGCGCGCAGGCCTTTGCGCAGTGTGGATTCGCTGCGGGCAGAGCTGCTGCACATACGCGATTGCGCGGTAGATCGCAGCAGGCCCCAGTTTACGGGCTGGACACAGGCTGTGCTGAGCAGCCGTGACAAGATATTTCCCGTTGCCAACATGCGCAGGGCGTGGCCTGAAACGCCCCGGCTTGAGCTGGACGAACCGCACTACATGCCGGATATTCCTTTTGTGACCGCAGAATGA
- a CDS encoding 8-amino-7-oxononanoate synthase produces the protein MQYLKLIDEKKQNGSLRSLRNIDAVRRERENAGAPFINLSSNDYLSYGDDAALRQQFWAEQNVPSLRMGSCSSRLLTGTCDQQEAFENELAAAYGAEAALVFGSGYHANQGILPAVCTSRTLVLADKLVHASLIDGIRMSDAKCIRFRHNDYAQLEMLVQKHAAEYENVIVATESIFSMDGDACDLPRLVALKRAWSNVQLYVDEAHAVGVRGARGLGCCEEQGCVADIDFLVGTLGKAWASLGAYVICTSTLREYLINTVRPFIFTTALPPVNIAWSRFVLAQFATADAAVRRQHLSSLASMMHAFADSLGQSVRSTSQIVPIITGDNERTLNIAGHLQREGFYIMAIRPPTVPAGSARLRISLTAGTARSDVESLMALLGRLLHEY, from the coding sequence ATGCAATACCTTAAGCTGATTGATGAAAAAAAACAGAACGGCAGTCTGCGCTCGCTGCGCAATATTGACGCTGTACGGCGCGAAAGAGAAAATGCCGGAGCGCCCTTCATCAATCTGAGTTCCAACGACTATCTTTCGTACGGTGATGATGCCGCCCTGCGGCAACAATTCTGGGCAGAACAGAATGTGCCCTCGCTGCGAATGGGGTCGTGTTCTTCGCGCCTGCTCACGGGAACATGCGACCAGCAGGAGGCCTTTGAAAACGAGCTAGCTGCCGCCTACGGGGCAGAGGCCGCTCTTGTGTTCGGCAGTGGCTACCATGCCAACCAGGGCATTCTGCCCGCAGTATGCACTTCGCGCACCCTTGTGCTGGCAGATAAACTGGTGCACGCCAGCCTGATCGACGGCATACGCATGAGCGATGCCAAATGCATCCGTTTTCGCCACAATGACTACGCGCAGCTTGAAATGCTGGTACAAAAGCACGCGGCGGAATACGAGAATGTTATCGTAGCCACAGAATCCATCTTCAGCATGGATGGTGACGCCTGCGACCTGCCCCGGCTGGTGGCGCTCAAAAGGGCCTGGTCCAACGTGCAGCTCTATGTGGATGAAGCCCACGCGGTGGGTGTGCGCGGGGCGCGGGGCCTTGGCTGCTGCGAAGAACAGGGCTGCGTGGCAGACATTGACTTTCTGGTGGGCACACTTGGCAAGGCATGGGCTTCGCTTGGGGCGTACGTTATCTGTACATCTACTCTGCGCGAATATCTGATCAACACGGTGCGCCCCTTTATTTTTACCACGGCCCTGCCACCGGTAAACATTGCCTGGAGCCGCTTTGTGCTTGCGCAATTTGCCACGGCCGATGCCGCGGTCCGCAGGCAGCACCTGAGCAGTCTGGCTAGCATGATGCACGCCTTTGCCGACAGCCTTGGGCAGTCGGTGCGCAGCACCTCGCAGATAGTGCCCATCATCACGGGTGATAACGAACGTACACTGAACATTGCCGGGCATTTGCAGCGCGAGGGGTTTTACATCATGGCCATACGGCCCCCCACGGTTCCCGCTGGCAGCGCGCGCCTGCGTATTTCGCTTACTGCCGGTACGGCACGCAGCGACGTGGAATCGCTTATGGCGCTGCTTGGCAGGTTGCTGCATGAATATTGA
- the larB gene encoding nickel pincer cofactor biosynthesis protein LarB, whose translation MSCGSLEKLLTDISNGSVSVADGMNLLRDNSVLDLGHTKFDLQRPSRNGFPEVVYGEGKTPEQVGEIFARVGSHSNVLATRVSDAMAAHVQSVCPGVEYNALGRTLTLITKPVAWKQGTVAIVTAGTSDLPVAEEAQVTCHMLGVRAKILADVGVAGIHRLLNNLPEVRAARAIIVVAGMEGALASVVGGLVAQPVVAVPTSVGYGASFAGLSALLGMLTSCASGVTVTNIDNGFGAACAACRIINACEGSHNT comes from the coding sequence ATGTCGTGTGGTTCGCTGGAAAAACTGCTTACTGATATCAGCAACGGCAGCGTTTCTGTTGCCGATGGCATGAATCTGCTGCGTGATAACTCCGTGCTTGATCTTGGGCACACAAAGTTTGATCTGCAGCGCCCTTCACGCAATGGCTTTCCTGAGGTTGTGTACGGCGAGGGCAAAACGCCGGAACAGGTGGGTGAAATTTTTGCCCGTGTGGGCAGCCACAGCAACGTGCTTGCCACCAGGGTTTCCGACGCCATGGCGGCCCACGTGCAGTCGGTATGCCCTGGGGTGGAATACAACGCCCTTGGCCGTACCCTTACCCTGATCACAAAGCCTGTTGCGTGGAAGCAGGGCACGGTTGCCATTGTAACTGCGGGCACTTCTGACCTGCCAGTGGCGGAAGAAGCGCAGGTTACCTGCCACATGCTGGGTGTGCGGGCAAAAATTCTTGCCGATGTGGGTGTTGCGGGCATCCACCGCCTGCTCAACAACCTGCCAGAGGTGCGCGCGGCACGGGCCATAATTGTGGTTGCGGGCATGGAAGGCGCACTTGCCAGCGTAGTGGGCGGTCTGGTGGCACAACCTGTGGTGGCCGTGCCAACATCTGTTGGCTATGGCGCCTCGTTTGCGGGGCTGTCGGCCCTGCTGGGCATGCTCACCTCCTGCGCCAGCGGTGTTACCGTAACCAATATTGACAACGGCTTTGGCGCAGCCTGCGCAGCCTGCCGCATCATCAATGCCTGCGAGGGCAGCCATAACACTTAA
- a CDS encoding 4Fe-4S binding protein: protein MLRTIRIILAAVCFAALCLLFVDVSGLFSPSLAFMAKAQFVPAMLAGSVGAVVGVLLLTLVFGRVYCSVLCPLGVMQDVIGAKAGRYRHRYSSPRTMLRLTVFFVFAVSLLAGVPLVFSLLEPYSAFGRIAADLLAPAWATGNNALAWASERAGNYDVAPAMVWQKGIAALASAGATLAVIGVLAWRRGRLWCNAVCPVGTFLGFFSRFAVLRPRIEENACKNCGLCEKACKSGCIDTTAGTVDTSRCVACFDCVDVCRHGAMIYGPHKAGSASKSSARNKGQATGKGKTNTARRGVLAALVSVAVPGMAFGRSASPIAALTRKLEPERAVALVPPGAQSVQQLSTRCTGCQLCVSACPNQVLKGTDNGGGMLQPSMAFERGYCRVNCVTCGEVCPAGAIRPITPAEKSSMQIGRAVVVLDRCITVTDKVTCTACAKICPPRVINLVGPEDAPKKPVVDAERCTGCGACEYVCPARPFAAIYVEGVAEQRRI, encoded by the coding sequence ATGTTACGCACCATTCGCATCATACTGGCTGCTGTTTGCTTTGCAGCCCTGTGCCTGCTTTTTGTTGATGTGAGCGGCCTGTTTTCGCCCTCGCTTGCCTTTATGGCCAAGGCTCAGTTTGTGCCTGCCATGCTGGCTGGCAGCGTGGGGGCGGTTGTGGGCGTGCTGCTTCTTACCCTGGTTTTTGGCCGTGTTTACTGTTCTGTGCTGTGTCCCCTCGGGGTTATGCAGGATGTGATTGGCGCAAAGGCGGGCAGGTATCGCCATCGTTACTCTTCGCCCCGCACCATGCTGCGACTGACGGTATTTTTTGTGTTTGCGGTTTCGCTGCTTGCTGGTGTGCCCCTGGTGTTTTCGCTGCTTGAACCGTACAGCGCCTTTGGACGCATAGCGGCAGACCTGCTGGCACCCGCATGGGCTACGGGCAACAACGCCCTTGCCTGGGCCTCTGAACGTGCAGGCAACTATGATGTGGCCCCGGCCATGGTATGGCAAAAAGGCATTGCGGCGCTTGCGTCTGCGGGGGCTACTCTTGCCGTCATTGGCGTGCTTGCGTGGCGCAGGGGACGTTTGTGGTGCAATGCTGTGTGCCCGGTGGGCACGTTTCTGGGCTTTTTCAGCCGGTTTGCGGTGCTGCGGCCCCGTATTGAAGAAAACGCCTGTAAAAACTGCGGGCTGTGCGAAAAGGCCTGTAAATCTGGCTGCATAGACACCACTGCCGGAACCGTGGATACAAGCCGGTGCGTAGCCTGCTTTGACTGTGTGGATGTGTGCCGACACGGGGCCATGATCTATGGGCCTCACAAGGCTGGCAGCGCGTCAAAGTCATCGGCGAGGAACAAAGGGCAAGCCACTGGCAAAGGCAAGACCAACACCGCCCGGCGTGGTGTGCTGGCGGCCCTGGTGAGCGTTGCTGTACCAGGCATGGCCTTTGGCCGAAGCGCATCACCCATTGCGGCCCTTACCCGCAAGCTTGAGCCGGAACGTGCGGTTGCTCTGGTTCCCCCGGGCGCACAGTCTGTACAGCAGTTGAGTACCCGTTGCACTGGGTGCCAGCTCTGCGTTTCGGCCTGTCCCAATCAGGTGCTCAAGGGCACAGACAACGGCGGCGGGATGCTGCAACCCTCCATGGCCTTCGAACGGGGCTACTGCCGGGTCAACTGCGTTACCTGTGGCGAGGTTTGCCCCGCTGGTGCCATCAGGCCCATTACCCCGGCAGAGAAAAGCTCCATGCAGATCGGGCGGGCTGTGGTTGTTCTTGACCGCTGCATAACGGTTACAGACAAGGTAACCTGCACTGCCTGCGCCAAGATTTGCCCGCCGCGCGTAATCAATCTGGTGGGTCCGGAGGACGCCCCTAAAAAGCCTGTGGTGGATGCAGAGCGCTGCACCGGCTGCGGCGCGTGCGAATATGTTTGCCCGGCGCGCCCCTTTGCGGCCATTTATGTGGAGGGTGTGGCGGAGCAACGGCGTATCTGA
- a CDS encoding AraC family transcriptional regulator: MHAQPHEKCDLLSIQRQTLANSIARWTETTHRLETSVPGLLLVRYEAPTQPSSGVYEPCICLVAQGAKRVVLGDDEYVYDANHYLISSVGLPVVANVVEASPEVPLLGLALKLDMRMLAQMLVDSNLPASRPVSRASCSGRGMRVNEVSMPLLNAFQRLLDLLDNPHDVPVLSPLIHKEILYRLLVGEQGHYLRQLVSTGSHGFQIARAIDWLKNNFIQPLKIDSLARQIGMSTSTFHYHFRAMTSMSPLQYQKWMRLHEARRLMFMEHLDATSAAFQVGYESPSQFSREYRRQFGTPPLRDIKNLHSSQPDAPSAESATA, translated from the coding sequence ATGCACGCACAGCCCCACGAAAAATGCGACCTTCTGTCCATACAGCGCCAGACGCTGGCTAACAGCATTGCACGCTGGACAGAGACAACCCACCGGCTTGAAACAAGCGTGCCGGGTTTGCTGCTGGTGCGATACGAAGCCCCTACCCAGCCCAGCAGCGGCGTATATGAACCGTGCATCTGCCTGGTCGCTCAGGGCGCCAAACGGGTGGTGCTGGGCGATGACGAGTACGTGTACGACGCAAACCATTACCTGATCTCGTCTGTGGGCCTGCCCGTTGTGGCCAATGTGGTAGAAGCCAGCCCCGAGGTTCCGTTGCTGGGGCTGGCGCTCAAGCTCGACATGCGCATGTTGGCCCAGATGCTGGTGGACAGCAACCTGCCAGCCAGCCGCCCCGTCAGCCGTGCAAGCTGTTCCGGGCGTGGCATGCGCGTGAACGAGGTGAGCATGCCCCTGCTCAACGCCTTTCAGCGCCTGCTCGACCTGCTCGACAACCCGCACGATGTGCCTGTGCTCTCGCCTCTCATCCACAAAGAGATTCTTTACCGTTTGCTGGTGGGCGAACAGGGGCACTATCTGCGCCAGCTTGTGTCAACCGGCAGTCATGGTTTTCAGATAGCCAGAGCCATTGACTGGCTCAAAAACAATTTTATCCAGCCCCTCAAGATCGACAGCCTTGCACGGCAGATAGGCATGAGCACGTCTACCTTTCACTACCATTTTCGCGCCATGACCAGTATGAGCCCGTTGCAGTACCAAAAATGGATGCGGCTGCACGAGGCCCGCCGGCTCATGTTTATGGAGCATCTGGACGCCACCAGCGCGGCTTTTCAGGTGGGATACGAAAGCCCCTCCCAGTTCAGCCGCGAATACCGCCGCCAGTTTGGCACACCGCCTCTGCGTGATATAAAAAACCTCCACAGCAGCCAGCCCGACGCACCCTCTGCGGAATCTGCCACGGCCTGA